Proteins from a single region of Caloramator sp. E03:
- a CDS encoding spore maturation protein — protein sequence MDYSIYIIPAFMFFILVFSFLKKVRVYETFIDGVKEGFSTVYSIAPYLLTMLFAIDVFKKSGAMDYFIYILKPLSAFLNIPEGVMPMILIKPLSGSGALGVMTDIIKQYGVDSIEGRIAAVMMGSTETIFYTISIYFGALNIKDIRYSLKVSLIAHVIGSLAAVYVCNYFFR from the coding sequence ATGGATTATAGTATTTATATAATTCCTGCGTTTATGTTTTTTATATTAGTTTTTTCATTCCTAAAGAAGGTAAGAGTATATGAAACTTTTATTGATGGCGTTAAGGAAGGATTTTCAACTGTATATAGCATTGCCCCCTATCTTTTAACAATGCTTTTTGCAATAGATGTCTTTAAAAAATCTGGTGCAATGGATTATTTTATATATATATTAAAACCTTTATCAGCGTTTTTAAATATTCCAGAGGGAGTAATGCCTATGATACTTATAAAGCCCCTTTCAGGGAGTGGAGCCCTTGGAGTTATGACGGATATAATAAAGCAATATGGAGTTGATTCAATAGAAGGTAGAATTGCTGCAGTTATGATGGGCTCGACAGAAACAATATTTTATACTATTTCAATATACTTTGGTGCCTTAAATATAAAAGATATAAGATATAGCCTGAAAGTATCATTAATAGCCCATGTAATAGGCAGTCTTGCAGCAGTTTACGTATGTAACTATTTTTTTAGATAA
- a CDS encoding nucleoside recognition domain-containing protein, with protein sequence MINWIWFIILASGIITFMIKKDAGGLLKAMTDSAQSSIELLIALCGIMAVWSGIMKLCEKSGIIDIIAKILSPLMRIIFPGLEKKNKKAVGNIIMNIATNMMGLNNAATPFGIKAMKELQNINTDKKRASNYMITFIIINGACIQIIPTTVISIRAGLNAKNPSDIIVPTILTTLIALISGLILNALFQSFDE encoded by the coding sequence ATGATTAATTGGATATGGTTTATAATACTTGCATCAGGGATTATTACTTTTATGATAAAGAAGGATGCAGGAGGGCTTTTAAAGGCAATGACAGATTCAGCCCAAAGCTCGATTGAGCTTTTAATAGCTCTTTGCGGTATTATGGCTGTATGGTCTGGGATAATGAAACTATGTGAAAAATCTGGGATAATAGATATAATTGCAAAGATTTTATCTCCTTTAATGAGGATTATATTCCCAGGTCTTGAAAAGAAAAATAAAAAAGCTGTTGGCAATATAATAATGAATATAGCAACTAATATGATGGGACTGAATAATGCTGCAACGCCCTTTGGAATTAAGGCTATGAAAGAACTTCAAAATATAAATACAGATAAAAAAAGGGCATCTAACTATATGATAACTTTTATTATAATAAATGGAGCATGTATACAAATAATCCCAACTACAGTTATATCAATAAGAGCGGGGCTTAATGCAAAGAATCCATCAGATATAATAGTACCAACAATACTTACAACTTTAATAGCATTAATAAGCGGACTTATACTTAACGCATTATTTCAATCCTTTGATGAATGA
- a CDS encoding ATP-binding protein, whose translation MKVAGITNQQEVYAVSDKEPFKINQILIIEDEHLGDLLGEVVETSSYNKYIPFNINGEMGDSKVIESLKALGYNIDENTIYIAKIRLIVEAQYPVTTGSSIRYPSFDEVKGLLVKSAPEEGLVLGVVKSTEEMDDTLDNEYKDLLCLLQNGKVTKQKGVPFIFDIKSMQQYPHIGIFGGSGSGKSFGMRVILEEIMKLSIPTIVLDPHYEMDFSTSFDILDAKYRSDFKDKFKCLQIGRHVGIKFSDLNTRDLTAIIAAASPGSFTEPMMSVVEQLHKKRDIYHSFEERVMLLKEALEIGNERKISELFNSAQDSVEQDKYKRMLDVYKKYGTLPAQSVNGVLWRLQRLNREGLFTNDIKEIENCLMLGKTAVVQGPLKIMNVFASYVITSLYHKRRDYRDGLQLGEAMDYFPPFIIAFDECHNFVPKGYDTSAKSIIKEIAQEGRKYGVFLILATQRPALLDETVTAQLNTKLVFRTVRASDIDTIKEETDITIEEAKRLPYLQSGDTFISSAIFGRTIAVRIRMAKTTSVHTENPFDELQNMNNKKYEDIYEKIQDYLPIYPNELLNVLKNIETDIKDVDSLKNCLEILAQKGYIKKSDTIFGECYEKAV comes from the coding sequence ATGAAAGTTGCAGGAATTACAAACCAGCAGGAGGTTTATGCTGTATCAGATAAAGAGCCTTTTAAAATAAATCAGATATTAATAATAGAAGATGAACATTTGGGGGATCTTTTAGGCGAAGTTGTTGAAACTTCGTCATATAACAAATATATACCTTTTAATATAAATGGTGAGATGGGAGATAGTAAGGTTATAGAGTCATTAAAAGCTCTTGGATATAATATTGATGAAAATACTATATATATTGCAAAAATAAGGCTTATAGTAGAAGCCCAGTATCCGGTTACAACAGGCTCAAGCATAAGGTATCCTTCCTTTGACGAGGTAAAGGGACTTTTAGTTAAATCTGCTCCTGAAGAGGGGCTTGTTCTTGGAGTTGTAAAAAGTACCGAAGAAATGGATGACACATTAGATAATGAATATAAGGATTTGCTTTGCCTTTTGCAAAACGGTAAAGTAACTAAACAAAAGGGAGTTCCTTTCATATTTGATATAAAATCAATGCAGCAGTATCCGCATATAGGCATATTTGGAGGTTCAGGATCTGGTAAATCCTTTGGTATGAGGGTTATACTTGAAGAGATTATGAAGCTGTCAATTCCCACTATTGTTCTTGATCCTCATTATGAAATGGATTTTTCAACATCATTTGATATTTTAGATGCAAAGTATAGAAGTGATTTTAAGGATAAGTTTAAATGCCTTCAAATAGGTAGACATGTCGGGATTAAGTTTTCAGACCTTAATACAAGGGATTTAACAGCAATTATTGCAGCTGCCTCCCCTGGAAGCTTTACAGAGCCTATGATGTCTGTTGTAGAGCAGCTTCATAAAAAAAGAGACATTTATCATAGTTTTGAAGAAAGAGTGATGCTATTAAAGGAAGCCCTTGAAATAGGAAATGAAAGAAAAATATCAGAGCTTTTTAATAGCGCCCAGGATAGCGTGGAACAGGATAAGTATAAAAGAATGCTTGATGTTTATAAAAAATATGGAACTTTGCCAGCACAGTCTGTAAATGGAGTGCTATGGAGGCTACAAAGGCTCAACAGAGAAGGACTTTTTACCAATGATATAAAAGAGATAGAAAATTGCTTAATGCTTGGAAAAACTGCGGTTGTGCAAGGCCCTTTAAAAATAATGAACGTATTTGCTTCTTATGTAATAACTTCACTTTATCATAAAAGAAGGGATTACAGGGACGGACTTCAGCTTGGAGAGGCAATGGATTATTTTCCACCCTTTATAATAGCCTTTGATGAATGCCACAACTTCGTACCAAAGGGCTATGATACTTCAGCAAAATCCATTATAAAGGAAATTGCACAGGAAGGAAGAAAATACGGTGTGTTTTTGATACTTGCTACTCAAAGGCCTGCTCTTTTAGATGAAACTGTAACTGCTCAGCTTAATACAAAGCTTGTTTTCAGGACTGTAAGGGCATCAGACATAGATACAATAAAAGAAGAAACTGACATAACTATAGAGGAAGCAAAGAGGCTTCCGTATCTTCAATCGGGAGATACTTTTATTTCCTCGGCAATATTCGGACGAACTATTGCAGTTAGGATAAGAATGGCTAAAACAACAAGCGTTCACACAGAGAACCCCTTTGATGAGCTTCAAAATATGAACAATAAGAAATATGAGGATATATACGAAAAAATACAAGATTATCTTCCTATATATCCTAATGAATTATTAAATGTATTAAAAAACATAGAAACGGACATAAAGGACGTTGATTCCTTAAAAAACTGCCTTGAAATATTAGCCCAGAAGGGATACATTAAAAAAAGCGATACAATTTTTGGAGAATGTTATGAAAAAGCAGTATAA
- a CDS encoding DNA double-strand break repair nuclease NurA, which yields MDYTLLKQKLHLIDCKFKDKYKIIEHQKVKSLLFDIVGTPIKLSKLDEKDIEKVTTGNGIVGVDGSINSYGGIYPHYISLIQALAKSTIQSEDILLQDVYVPLFEEDEGQNKDEVKRRALMSKLELEAASQAMDNFKSDIILMDGSLMHYMIDCGDEWERFKRKAILKNKIIIGVTEEVKTRDIIDIIGYKMDIKNENFYDRDILFGILETGEMLLLKDNIKTTKTERGIKSCYIRFSEDPQVAGLDFIEEQFQAALSYCSLIYTLTPLKGRGIPLWLDIVDKEVKISDDMVKALIESTISKDIRERILNPKRSKR from the coding sequence ATGGATTATACTTTACTAAAGCAAAAACTTCATTTAATTGATTGCAAATTTAAAGATAAATATAAGATAATAGAACATCAAAAGGTTAAATCTCTATTATTTGATATAGTAGGAACTCCAATTAAACTTTCAAAACTTGATGAAAAAGATATTGAAAAGGTAACTACAGGGAATGGTATAGTTGGGGTTGATGGCTCTATAAACAGCTATGGAGGCATATATCCTCATTACATATCTTTAATACAAGCCCTTGCAAAGTCAACTATTCAAAGTGAGGATATACTGCTGCAGGATGTCTATGTTCCTTTATTTGAGGAAGATGAGGGACAAAATAAAGATGAGGTAAAAAGAAGGGCGTTAATGTCAAAGCTTGAACTTGAGGCAGCATCACAGGCTATGGACAATTTTAAATCAGATATTATACTTATGGATGGCTCGCTTATGCATTATATGATTGACTGCGGTGATGAATGGGAAAGATTTAAAAGGAAAGCAATATTAAAAAATAAAATTATAATTGGGGTTACTGAGGAAGTTAAAACAAGGGATATAATTGATATAATAGGATATAAGATGGATATTAAAAATGAAAACTTTTATGATAGGGATATACTTTTTGGAATACTTGAAACTGGGGAGATGCTGCTTCTTAAAGATAATATAAAGACTACAAAGACCGAAAGAGGAATAAAATCTTGTTATATAAGATTTTCTGAAGATCCTCAGGTTGCAGGCCTTGATTTTATTGAAGAGCAGTTTCAAGCTGCACTATCATACTGTAGCTTGATATACACATTAACACCTTTAAAGGGCAGAGGAATTCCGTTATGGCTTGATATAGTAGACAAAGAAGTAAAAATAAGTGACGATATGGTAAAAGCATTAATTGAAAGCACTATAAGCAAAGATATAAGGGAGAGAATATTAAACCCTAAAAGGAGCAAAAGATAG
- a CDS encoding AbrB/MazE/SpoVT family DNA-binding domain-containing protein, translating to MKSTGIVRRVDELGRVVIPIELRRTLEIGEKDALEIYVDGEQIILKKYQPACIFYGDARDVVNFKGKNICKACLAELKQE from the coding sequence ATGAAATCAACAGGTATTGTAAGAAGAGTAGACGAATTAGGAAGAGTAGTTATTCCAATTGAACTTAGAAGAACGCTTGAAATTGGCGAAAAAGATGCCCTTGAAATCTACGTTGATGGCGAACAAATAATATTAAAGAAATATCAGCCAGCATGTATATTCTATGGAGATGCAAGGGATGTTGTAAACTTCAAGGGTAAGAATATTTGTAAAGCATGTCTTGCTGAATTAAAGCAAGAATAA
- the rsmI gene encoding 16S rRNA (cytidine(1402)-2'-O)-methyltransferase gives MAGTIYLVATPIGNLEDITLRALNILKSVDFIAAEDTRQTLKLLNHFDIKKPLISYHEHNKIESGEKIIKQVIEGKNVALVTDAGTPGISDPGEGLVKLAIENNIPLYLIPGPAALIYGLVVSGISTSRFVFEGFLPTDKKGRKERMDKLLDEERTIIFYEAPHKLIRTLEDLYSHFGDRKIALCRELTKKYEEIIRCTLSEAIKLYEDKKPLGEYVIVLEGKSREEKEIERINELKDIPIDEHIMMYIKEGIPKKDAIKKVAKERNLPKSEVYKYSLDIK, from the coding sequence ATGGCTGGAACTATATATCTTGTTGCGACTCCTATTGGTAACCTTGAGGATATAACCTTAAGGGCCCTTAATATATTAAAAAGCGTTGATTTTATAGCTGCTGAGGATACAAGACAAACCTTAAAACTTTTAAATCATTTTGATATAAAAAAGCCTCTTATAAGCTATCATGAACATAACAAGATAGAAAGTGGAGAAAAGATTATAAAACAGGTAATTGAAGGTAAAAACGTAGCTCTTGTTACTGATGCAGGAACCCCTGGAATATCTGATCCAGGCGAGGGACTTGTAAAACTTGCTATTGAAAATAACATACCTTTATATCTTATACCAGGACCAGCAGCTTTGATATATGGGCTTGTTGTGTCAGGAATTTCCACTTCAAGATTTGTTTTTGAAGGGTTTTTACCGACGGATAAAAAAGGTAGAAAGGAAAGGATGGATAAGCTTTTAGATGAAGAAAGGACGATAATATTCTATGAAGCACCGCATAAACTTATAAGAACTCTTGAAGATTTATATTCCCATTTTGGTGATAGAAAAATCGCTCTTTGCAGGGAGCTTACCAAAAAATATGAAGAGATAATAAGATGTACACTCTCAGAGGCTATTAAACTTTATGAAGATAAAAAACCCCTTGGAGAATATGTAATAGTTCTTGAAGGGAAAAGCAGAGAGGAAAAAGAGATAGAAAGAATAAATGAGCTTAAAGACATACCTATTGACGAGCATATAATGATGTATATTAAAGAGGGAATTCCAAAAAAAGATGCAATAAAAAAGGTTGCAAAGGAGAGGAACCTTCCTAAGTCTGAGGTTTATAAATACAGCCTTGATATAAAATAA
- a CDS encoding tRNA1(Val) (adenine(37)-N6)-methyltransferase has product MNLLKNGERIDDLQIKNLKIIQNPSWFCFGIDAVLLSDFAYIRRKEKAVDLGTGTGIIPLLTYAKYNPIEVAGVEIQEEVADMARRSVALNSLEDKIKIYTMDIKNCFEYIGINCYDVVISNPPYKKISTGLINPKDKKAISRHEILISLDELIYSASRLLKVKGRFYMIHRPERLNEIILCLNKNKLVPKRLRFIHPYVSKSPRMVLIEASKSGGDFLKIEDPLYVYNDDGSYTDEILKIYGRC; this is encoded by the coding sequence ATAAATTTGCTAAAGAATGGAGAAAGAATAGATGATCTTCAAATTAAAAACCTTAAAATAATACAAAACCCAAGTTGGTTTTGCTTTGGCATTGATGCTGTTCTTCTTTCAGATTTTGCTTATATAAGAAGAAAAGAAAAAGCAGTTGATCTTGGAACAGGTACAGGGATTATTCCCCTTTTAACCTATGCAAAATATAACCCTATTGAAGTAGCAGGAGTAGAAATTCAGGAAGAAGTTGCCGATATGGCAAGGCGTAGCGTAGCTTTAAATAGCCTTGAGGATAAAATAAAAATCTATACTATGGATATAAAAAACTGCTTTGAATATATAGGCATAAACTGCTATGATGTTGTTATATCAAACCCTCCATATAAGAAAATAAGTACAGGGCTTATAAATCCCAAGGATAAGAAAGCTATATCAAGGCATGAGATTTTAATAAGCCTTGATGAGTTAATATACTCAGCTTCAAGGCTTTTAAAGGTTAAAGGAAGGTTTTATATGATACATAGGCCAGAGAGGTTAAATGAAATAATACTTTGTCTTAATAAAAATAAGCTTGTTCCCAAGAGGTTAAGATTTATACATCCTTATGTATCTAAAAGTCCCAGGATGGTTCTTATTGAGGCTTCAAAGTCAGGAGGGGATTTTTTGAAGATTGAAGATCCTCTTTATGTATATAATGATGATGGAAGCTATACAGATGAAATATTAAAAATCTACGGAAGGTGTTAA
- a CDS encoding DUF362 domain-containing protein: MAYKITDACVSCGACAPECPVNAISQGDTQYVIDAATCIDCGNCANVCPVGAPVQE, from the coding sequence GTGGCATATAAAATCACAGATGCTTGTGTAAGCTGTGGTGCATGCGCTCCAGAATGCCCTGTAAATGCAATCAGCCAGGGAGATACTCAGTATGTTATCGATGCAGCAACTTGCATTGACTGCGGAAACTGTGCGAATGTTTGCCCAGTTGGAGCTCCAGTACAAGAATAA
- a CDS encoding PSP1 domain-containing protein: MITVVGVRFKKAGKIYYFDPDVYSLKKGDFVIVETARGLEFGEVVIGPREVDESSIVAPLKKVIRVANDEDKLKNLENKAKEKEAFEICLKKIGEHNLPMKLIDVEYTFDNNKIIFYFVADGRIDFRELVKDLAAIFRTRIELRQIGVRDESKMVGGLGPCGRPMCCSTFLGDFEPVSIKMAKEQNLSLNPTKISGVCGRLMCCLNFEQCTYENIRMKTPTVGSIVRTCDGEGEVVENNILKESVKVKIKTPDDETEIRSYSIYDVELVSGDYEHNTITEEEIEKEIQQVGEEEDIEMILDDENMQKDK; this comes from the coding sequence ATGATAACTGTTGTTGGCGTAAGATTTAAAAAAGCAGGGAAAATATATTACTTTGACCCTGATGTATACTCATTAAAAAAAGGAGATTTTGTTATTGTAGAAACTGCAAGAGGTCTTGAGTTTGGTGAAGTTGTAATAGGGCCACGGGAAGTTGATGAGTCCTCCATAGTTGCTCCTTTGAAAAAAGTAATCAGGGTTGCAAATGATGAAGATAAACTAAAGAATTTAGAGAACAAAGCAAAAGAAAAAGAGGCCTTTGAAATATGCCTTAAAAAAATTGGCGAACACAACCTCCCAATGAAGCTTATTGATGTTGAATATACCTTTGATAATAATAAAATAATATTTTATTTTGTCGCTGATGGAAGGATTGATTTTAGGGAACTTGTTAAGGATCTTGCTGCTATCTTCAGGACAAGGATTGAACTTAGGCAGATAGGCGTTAGAGATGAGTCAAAGATGGTTGGAGGACTTGGACCTTGCGGAAGGCCTATGTGCTGTTCAACTTTCCTTGGAGATTTTGAGCCAGTTTCAATAAAGATGGCAAAGGAGCAGAACCTTTCATTAAATCCTACAAAGATTTCAGGAGTTTGCGGCAGGCTCATGTGCTGCCTTAACTTTGAGCAGTGTACCTATGAAAATATAAGGATGAAAACTCCAACCGTAGGTTCAATAGTAAGAACCTGTGATGGGGAAGGAGAAGTTGTGGAAAATAATATATTAAAAGAGTCTGTAAAGGTTAAAATAAAGACTCCTGATGACGAAACTGAAATAAGAAGCTACTCTATATATGATGTAGAACTTGTATCAGGAGATTATGAACATAATACAATAACAGAGGAAGAAATAGAGAAAGAGATACAGCAGGTAGGAGAAGAAGAGGATATAGAAATGATACTTGATGATGAAAATATGCAAAAGGATAAATAA
- a CDS encoding ATP-binding protein — translation MFEVVGQEFVKNALMNMYNNRRLSHAFMIVGPEGIGKSIFAKYIASLLLCKGEQKPCGKCISCIKVQHGNHPDVKVISSSKSIGIDIIREIINDVNIKPYEGDKKVVIVKGADKITLEGQNALLKTLEEPIEDTTIILLAEKFDLILDTITSRCQVFHLGKVAPYKIEEYLINQGIEKEKAKTLSSLSDGIVGNALKYLDSKYVLLREEATKALKDIIRSDKITIMDRLDFFLSEKENINEIFDIMISVLRDIVILKLTKDKDCIINKDIYETLIEECKILSFDKASKIINILADTKKKLDDYLNYQLTIEDMLLNIQEV, via the coding sequence TTGTTCGAAGTTGTAGGACAGGAGTTTGTAAAGAATGCATTAATGAATATGTATAACAATAGGAGGCTGTCCCATGCTTTTATGATAGTAGGACCAGAGGGCATAGGGAAAAGTATCTTTGCAAAATATATTGCTTCTTTACTATTATGCAAGGGGGAACAAAAACCTTGTGGTAAATGCATATCCTGCATAAAAGTACAACACGGGAATCATCCTGATGTTAAGGTTATATCATCTTCAAAGAGCATAGGTATTGACATTATAAGAGAGATAATAAATGATGTGAATATAAAGCCTTATGAAGGAGATAAAAAGGTTGTTATAGTCAAAGGTGCGGATAAAATAACATTGGAAGGTCAGAATGCATTATTAAAAACTCTTGAAGAGCCAATAGAGGATACGACTATAATATTACTTGCAGAAAAATTTGATTTAATTCTTGACACTATAACTTCAAGGTGTCAGGTATTTCATCTTGGAAAGGTTGCACCTTATAAGATAGAAGAATATTTAATAAATCAAGGCATAGAAAAAGAAAAAGCAAAAACGTTATCTTCCCTTAGTGATGGTATAGTTGGTAATGCATTAAAATATCTTGACAGTAAATACGTATTGTTAAGAGAGGAAGCTACTAAGGCTTTAAAGGATATTATTAGGTCAGATAAAATAACCATAATGGATAGATTGGATTTTTTCTTATCAGAAAAAGAAAATATAAATGAGATATTTGATATAATGATATCTGTTCTTAGAGATATTGTTATACTAAAATTAACTAAAGACAAAGATTGTATAATAAATAAGGATATTTATGAAACATTAATAGAAGAGTGTAAAATTTTATCATTTGACAAAGCGAGTAAAATAATCAATATATTAGCAGATACGAAAAAGAAACTTGATGACTATTTGAACTATCAATTGACAATTGAGGATATGCTTTTAAATATTCAGGAGGTTTAA
- a CDS encoding cyclic-di-AMP receptor, with translation MKLIIAIVHDDDAAELINTLTDEGFGVTKLATTGGFLKSGNTTLLIGVEKEKLDDVMNIIQDVCKTRKGVISPPSPVLGATGVYIPNPIEVTIGGATVFVLDVDRFEKI, from the coding sequence ATGAAACTAATTATTGCCATAGTTCATGACGATGATGCTGCTGAGCTTATAAATACCTTAACTGACGAGGGCTTTGGAGTTACAAAGCTTGCAACTACAGGAGGTTTTTTAAAATCCGGCAACACTACACTGCTTATAGGGGTTGAGAAGGAGAAGCTTGATGATGTTATGAACATAATTCAGGATGTATGCAAAACAAGAAAAGGCGTAATCTCTCCACCGTCACCTGTTTTGGGTGCAACTGGGGTTTATATCCCAAATCCAATCGAAGTTACAATTGGTGGTGCAACGGTATTTGTTCTTGATGTTGATAGATTTGAAAAAATTTAA
- the tmk gene encoding dTMP kinase produces the protein MKGIFITFEGPDGSGKTTQINLLNDYFKKRGREVLLTREPGGTQISEKIRNVILDPENKGMSFVCEALLYAASRAQHVYEVIIPALKSGKIVICDRFVDSSIVYQGYARGLGEEMIENINFYATQGLNPDITFLLSLPAEVGIKRKSKGGELDRLEQEDILFHQKVYEGYNKLKNKYKRIVEIDANRDINVIHSMIVEKIEKYEKEVSYETNYCHSS, from the coding sequence ATGAAAGGAATATTTATTACATTCGAAGGACCAGACGGTTCAGGGAAAACTACACAGATAAATCTACTAAATGATTACTTTAAAAAAAGAGGAAGGGAAGTTTTATTAACAAGGGAGCCAGGAGGAACTCAAATAAGTGAAAAGATAAGAAATGTAATATTAGATCCTGAAAACAAGGGTATGTCCTTTGTATGTGAAGCATTGTTATATGCAGCCTCAAGGGCACAGCATGTTTATGAAGTCATAATTCCTGCACTAAAATCAGGTAAAATAGTAATATGCGATAGATTTGTTGACTCTTCAATTGTCTATCAAGGCTATGCAAGAGGACTTGGAGAGGAGATGATTGAAAATATAAACTTCTATGCAACACAAGGATTAAATCCGGATATTACTTTTTTGCTTAGCTTACCTGCTGAAGTTGGAATAAAAAGAAAAAGTAAAGGCGGGGAGCTTGACAGGCTTGAGCAGGAAGATATTTTATTCCATCAAAAAGTATATGAAGGCTATAATAAATTAAAAAATAAGTACAAAAGAATAGTTGAAATAGACGCAAATAGAGATATTAATGTTATACATTCAATGATAGTTGAAAAAATAGAAAAATATGAAAAGGAGGTTTCTTATGAAACTAATTATTGCCATAGTTCATGA
- a CDS encoding aminotransferase class I/II-fold pyridoxal phosphate-dependent enzyme, whose translation MPILDGLLKYADENNIPFHIPGHKNNKRAFKELEIIKQNLYRIDSTEVLGLDNLHIPEGMILKAQEEAARAFKAKESFFLVNGSTCGIYSMIMGVTKPKDKIIIQRNCHRSVYMACFLGDLNPVYINPTILNEFNIAASIDEEEVVKVMDKNADAKAIVLTYPTYYGTCCNLEKIISEAHKRNILVLVDEAHGAHFYFNDKFPKGAMVSGADACTVSMHKTTPSLTQTAILNIGENIDSEGIRFMLRAHQTTSPSYIFMASIDSARYIMEKRGEKLLDKLIDYIADFKNKVKDIDMFKIIDISYKGRAKIYDIDPARIVISSQIGGKRLEHILRYKYHIQVEMSDINNVVLVCSVGDTKESFEKLYDALKDISINENPKMDCSIDIKFLEYKTALNIKEAYYKKGRKVKLKESLGLISREMVAPYPPGIPILIPGEVITYDIIEYIEYIKSKGIALNGMSDYKGEYIDTVEF comes from the coding sequence ATGCCTATACTAGATGGACTTTTAAAATATGCTGATGAAAACAACATTCCTTTTCATATACCGGGGCATAAAAACAATAAAAGGGCTTTTAAAGAGCTTGAAATAATAAAGCAAAATCTTTATAGAATAGATAGTACAGAGGTTTTAGGACTTGATAATCTTCATATACCAGAAGGAATGATTTTAAAAGCACAAGAGGAAGCTGCAAGAGCATTTAAGGCAAAGGAGAGCTTCTTTTTAGTAAATGGCAGTACCTGTGGAATATATAGTATGATTATGGGTGTTACAAAACCTAAGGATAAGATAATAATTCAAAGGAACTGTCATAGATCAGTTTATATGGCATGCTTTCTTGGGGATTTAAACCCTGTTTATATAAATCCAACAATTCTTAATGAATTTAATATAGCAGCATCAATAGATGAAGAAGAAGTTGTAAAGGTAATGGATAAAAATGCTGATGCAAAGGCAATAGTGTTGACCTATCCAACATATTACGGTACTTGTTGTAACCTTGAAAAAATAATAAGTGAGGCTCATAAGAGGAATATACTTGTACTTGTTGATGAGGCACACGGGGCACATTTTTATTTTAATGATAAATTTCCAAAAGGTGCTATGGTATCTGGAGCAGATGCTTGTACTGTAAGCATGCATAAAACTACCCCTTCTTTAACTCAAACAGCAATCTTAAACATCGGTGAAAATATTGATAGTGAAGGCATTAGATTCATGTTAAGGGCACATCAGACAACAAGCCCTTCTTATATATTTATGGCATCAATCGATAGTGCAAGATATATAATGGAAAAGAGAGGAGAAAAGTTATTAGATAAGCTTATTGATTATATTGCTGACTTTAAAAATAAAGTTAAAGACATAGATATGTTTAAAATCATTGATATATCCTATAAAGGAAGGGCAAAAATATATGATATAGATCCTGCAAGAATTGTTATATCATCCCAAATAGGTGGTAAAAGGCTTGAACATATATTAAGATATAAATATCATATTCAGGTTGAAATGTCGGATATTAATAATGTAGTACTTGTTTGTAGTGTAGGTGATACAAAGGAAAGCTTTGAAAAGTTATATGATGCTTTAAAGGATATATCAATTAATGAAAATCCTAAAATGGATTGCAGTATAGATATAAAATTTTTAGAATATAAAACTGCTTTAAATATTAAAGAGGCATATTACAAAAAAGGAAGGAAAGTTAAGCTTAAGGAATCTTTAGGGCTTATTAGCAGGGAGATGGTTGCACCTTATCCTCCAGGGATTCCGATTCTTATTCCAGGAGAAGTAATAACTTATGATATAATAGAGTATATTGAATACATTAAAAGCAAAGGCATAGCATTAAATGGTATGTCTGATTATAAGGGAGAATATATTGACACTGTTGAATTTTAA